From the genome of Gracilinanus agilis isolate LMUSP501 chromosome 2, AgileGrace, whole genome shotgun sequence, one region includes:
- the LOC123234643 gene encoding agouti-related protein produces MLNALLLSWAMLQGFPTILSAQSSQQYPDAIDSRLRRSSQALYPGLLHSAPATSLGLSGPGIQPELEQMASELAGESLMQDTEALAPGMMDPQDREERSPRRCVRLLESCLGHQVPCCDPCATCYCRFFNAFCYCRKISTNYPCSRN; encoded by the exons TGCTGAATGCTTTGTTGCTGAGCTGGGCCATGCTGCAGGGATTTCCCACCATCCTGAGTGCCCAGTCTAGTCAGCAATACCCAGATGCCATCGACTCCAGACTGAGAAGGTCAAGCCAAGCTCTGTACCCTGGGCTCTTGCATTCAGCCCCTGCTACCTCTCTGGGACTCTCAG GCCCTGGTATACAGCCAGAATTGGAGCAGATGGCCTCAGAGCTGGCAGGTGAATCCCTCATGCAAGATACTGAAGCTCTAGCACCTGGG ATGATGGACCCACAGGACCGTGAAGAGCGCTCCCCACGACGCTGTGTTCGCCTTCTCGAGTCTTGCCTGGGTCACCAGGTTCCCTGCTGCGATCCATGCGCAACCTGCTACTGCAGATTCTTTAATGCCTTCTGCTACTGCCGCAAGATCAGCACCAATTACCCTTGTAGCCGCAACTAG